In Hyphomicrobiaceae bacterium, the following are encoded in one genomic region:
- a CDS encoding DUF3445 domain-containing protein yields MNKVFKNETFRDDYTFANSPEGIARFPFPFWEDKYMYSVNMEPHVTAGAKGSVYEFPIDVDEHYVSDMRDRAIVLAEDPLRCQALPHMMAAQWDTLELLMTSMADAYPEHFTLERNGDDWHWINRPLGIDQRFRFGDESTLPYEPMEYITRQCQGDFAILDQRDNNLWMDAGIATSQADWSLDFDIGMNFMEWHGPVPLAHEVGVFDRALKFLLNLQRGRPVRRLNWTMTINPRLDTSPENYNTWGIDRASVTPENVGDKVHLRVELQALWRLPRSNALVFSIRAYLLKMSELVTNPDWARRFHRVLKSLPPELIDYKGLTRYHQTTVDWLSKYDDGKPTPPGFLIK; encoded by the coding sequence ATGAATAAGGTATTCAAGAACGAGACGTTTCGCGACGACTACACGTTTGCCAATAGCCCTGAAGGCATTGCGCGTTTCCCCTTCCCGTTCTGGGAAGACAAGTACATGTACTCCGTGAACATGGAGCCGCATGTAACGGCCGGTGCCAAGGGATCGGTTTACGAGTTTCCGATCGATGTGGACGAGCATTACGTTTCGGATATGCGCGACCGCGCGATCGTTCTGGCGGAAGATCCGCTGCGCTGCCAAGCGTTGCCTCACATGATGGCTGCGCAGTGGGACACGCTCGAACTGCTCATGACGTCCATGGCTGATGCATACCCAGAGCACTTCACATTGGAGCGCAATGGTGACGATTGGCATTGGATCAATCGTCCGCTCGGCATCGATCAGCGTTTCCGTTTCGGTGATGAATCGACGCTGCCTTACGAGCCGATGGAATACATAACGCGGCAATGCCAGGGCGATTTTGCTATCCTCGACCAACGCGACAATAATCTTTGGATGGACGCGGGCATCGCGACCTCGCAGGCCGACTGGTCGCTGGATTTCGACATCGGCATGAACTTCATGGAGTGGCACGGTCCGGTCCCGTTGGCCCACGAGGTCGGAGTGTTCGATCGCGCGTTGAAGTTCCTCTTAAACCTGCAGCGCGGCCGTCCGGTCCGTCGTCTCAACTGGACGATGACGATCAATCCGCGTCTCGATACCAGCCCCGAAAACTATAACACCTGGGGCATAGACCGGGCATCGGTCACGCCTGAGAATGTCGGAGACAAGGTGCACCTGCGCGTGGAGTTGCAGGCTTTGTGGCGATTGCCCCGTTCGAATGCCCTCGTGTTTTCGATCCGGGCTTATCTTCTGAAGATGAGCGAGCTTGTTACCAATCCGGATTGGGCGCGCCGCTTCCATCGCGTGCTGAAGTCGCTGCCGCCTGAGCTCATCGATTACAAGGGATTGACCCGCTACCACCAGACCACTGTCGATTGGCTGTCGAAGTATGACGACGGCAAGCCGACACCGCCAGGATTCCTGATCAAGTAA